CCGGAGCAGACCCGCAGTAAGCTCCCGGACATCACCGTCACGGACTACGCTCAGGCCGCCAAGTCCGCCGACATCGTCATCCTCGCGGTGCCGTTTTCCGAGGTCGCCGCGATTGCCGCCAAGATCGGCAGCCTCGCCGGAAAGACCCTCATCGATGTCACCAATCCGCTCACGGCCGACTCTATGGCCCTGACCATCGGTCACACGACATCAGCGGGCGAGGCCGTGCAGGCCGCCTTCCCGCAGGCGCATGTCGTCAAAGCGTTCAACACGGTTCTCGCCCAAGTGCTCGCGAAGGCGGTTGCGGGCGCGAAGTCGCTTCCATCGGTTCTGGTCGCCGGCAATCATGCCGCGGCCAACGCCGAGGTCGTGCAACTGGCGAAGGATGCCGGCTTCAGCGCGTTCGACACCGGCGCGCTCACGAATGCGCGCTATCTCGAACCCCTCGCCGAACTGGGGATCCAACTGGCCTATGCGAAGGGCCACGGCGGCGAAGTCGGCTTCACGTTCTCACCCGTCGGCTGAGTTTATCCGATGAGGAAGGCCAAAGAATGGATTCCCGACGACGAACCAGATCTCGACTGGTTCAACCGTCGGCGGAAATCCTTGGAATCCGATCCTGACGGGGCTGACCAGAGCCGTTGTGGCAACCCTTGGAAATCCCGCTCGGCGACGACCGCGTTCTTATTCTCGGATACTGAAAGGCTGGCAAATCATCCCCCGCCGGATCTCCGATCTTGGCACGGTGGGGCGGGAAGCCATGCTCCGGTAAGATGAAATTTGTGAAAAGAACGACACTGAACACACCGACTCTCGATTCTCTTCAGGGGGCTACCCCAAAAAGCAAATTACCGGCAACCCGCCTCGCACCTGGCACGCCGCTCGTGCTGGGTGTCCTGGTGGTCTCAGCGTTCGTGGTCACGCTCAGCGAGACCATCATGAACGTGGCTCTGGCGAGCCTCATCGTCGACCTCGGCATCACCGCTGCGACAGCCCAGTGGCTCACGACCGCCTACCTGCTCACGATAGCGATCGTGATCCCGATCACGGGCTTTCTGCTGCAGCGCTTCACCGTTCGCCAGCTGTTCATCACCGCCATGTCGCTGTTCACCATCGGCACCCTGATCGCGGCCCTCTCCCCGGGCTTCGCCATGCTCCTGACCGGACGTATCGTGCAGGCGTCCGGAGCGGGCGTCATGATGCCCCTGCTCATGACGGCAGTGCTGCACACGGTGCCCGCACGACGACGCGGCACGATCATGGGCACGATCTCGATCGTGACTGCGGCCGCGCCCGCGCTCGGCCCCCCAGTGTCGGGTGCGGTGCTCAGCGTACTGGACTGGCCCTTCCTGTTCTGGACGGTACTACCGATCGCGGCAGCGACGCTCCTTATAGGCATCTTCCGACTGCGCAACGTGACCCAGACCCGCCACATCCCCATCGACGTGCTCTCAGTCATCCTCTCTGCTCTCGCATTCGGCGGCATCGTGTTCGGACTCGCGAGCATCGGTGAGTCCGCACACGGGCAGGCGCCCATCGACCCATGGGTCCCGCTTGTCACCGGCACCGCCTTCCTGCTGGTGTTCGTCCTGCGGCAACGACGCCTCGCCCGCCACGACCTCGCACTGATGGATCTGCGCACGTTCCGCACACCTCAGTTCACGGCCGCGATCATCGTCACAGCCCTGGTGGCGATGACCCTGTTCGGCACGCTCACCGTGCTCCCGCTCTACCTGCAGAATGAACTGGGCGTCAGCCCACTCGCCACGGGCTTGCTGCTGCTGCCAGGCGGCCTCATTCTGGCGGTGCTCTCACCCGTCGTCGGACGTCTGTACGACCGGCTCGGTCCCGGCCCGCTCGTCGTGCCTGGGGCAGTCCTCCTCGCACTGTCGCAAGTGGTCTTCGCGCTGACGCTCTCGCAGGGCGGTTCCCCGCTGCTGGCGATGGCCATGTTCACCGTGATGCACATCGCCCTGGCCTTCCTCTTCACGCCGCTGATGACCTCGGCACTCAGCCCGCTCCCCGCTGCGCTCTACTCCCACGGCAGCGCGACTTTCTCGACCGTGCAGCAGCTCGCCGGCGCCGCCGGCACGGCGACACTCGTCACGCTCATGACGATCGGCTCCACCAGAGCTGGTCCAGAAAGCGGCATCGCCTCCGGCATCCAAGACGCCTACATCGGGGCATCGGTCATCGCCCTCATCGCCGTCGTCGGCGCAGCGGCACTCACCCTGATCGCCCGACGACACCGCTCCGCCCCCTCGAAAGAGACCGAGTGAACCCCGCACCGAGCACCTTACGTTCTTGAACCACGTCATTCATCCCATCGCTCGAAGCGTTGCAGGCCCAAGCCTGCGTCGTTGGCTGCATGAATCACGCGACAAGTAGTTTGACGCGCGCCGGGTTTCGCGGTAGAGATGACAAACCGTCCGACAATAGTCGTCAATGACGCGCGGCCGTGGGGATCGTGGAAACATGAAAACAGAGGAAAACAAATGAAGCACCGCACACCGCTTGGCCTGACCTTGCTGGCTTCCGCATTCGTGGCTGCGCCGATGATCGCTCAGGAGGCGCCTCCCCCCCATCCTTCCGATCACGCTTTCTTCTCGAGGCCGGACTTTCCCACGTCCGTGTTCTACGATGCGACTGCCACCCACGTTCCGCTCGCGCCCAAACTCAACGCGCTCGATTCGGTGCTCGTCGATGTCGACAATGACGGCGATCTCGATGCCGTCATCGCGGTCGAATACGGCGTCAACCGCCTTTATCTGAACGAGGGCAAGGGCAGGATGAGGTATGTGCCCGGCGCCTTCGGCAACATCATGCATGACAACGAGCATGTAAGAGCGGCCGACTTCAATGGCGACGGCAACATCGACGTGGTTTTCGTGGCGGAAGAGGACGAGGTCCACCAGCTCTATTTCGGTGACGGACGCGGCGGCTTCACCGATGTCAGCGACCGCCTGCCACGCTCCAGCCAGGGCAACGCCCTGGCGGTGGGGGACCTGAACAGGGACAGCCTCCCGGACATATTCATCGGCAGCACCGGCGAGCAGGGGCATGGCGGCGAGGTCATCGCGGCCCGCAACCTCCTGTTCCTCAACGATCCGGCACGACCGGGGCATTTCCACGACGCCAGCGACACCCTGCCCGGCTCGGACGACCAAACTGGAGGCATGGCCTTGGCCGACATGGACGGAGACGGCGATCTCGACATCGTCATCGGCAGCCCGACCCAGCCCAATCGCCTGTTGATCAACGACGGCGCGGCACGCTTCACCGACGCGTCGGACCGGCTGGACCTGCGCGTGCCAATGGAAACGACAGAGGTCCATGTGTTCGACGCCAACGGCGACGGGCTGAAGGACCTCTTCTTCTTCAACATCACCAGCAACGTCGGAAAATGGGACAAGGATCCACAGACGCGGCTGCTCATCAACGACGGAAAGGGACGCTTCGTCGACGAGACCGCCACGCGGCTCCCGGCGCACACCTTTTCGAGCTGGGCCGGAACCGTCGTGGACTTCGATGGCGACGGCGCGCTGGATCTGCTGGTTGGCGCCGTCCAGGTGCCCGGCTTCGTCCCGCTTCAGCTCCGCGCGTGGCGAAACGACGGCAAGGGTCACTT
This genomic stretch from Termitidicoccus mucosus harbors:
- a CDS encoding DHA2 family efflux MFS transporter permease subunit, which produces MKFVKRTTLNTPTLDSLQGATPKSKLPATRLAPGTPLVLGVLVVSAFVVTLSETIMNVALASLIVDLGITAATAQWLTTAYLLTIAIVIPITGFLLQRFTVRQLFITAMSLFTIGTLIAALSPGFAMLLTGRIVQASGAGVMMPLLMTAVLHTVPARRRGTIMGTISIVTAAAPALGPPVSGAVLSVLDWPFLFWTVLPIAAATLLIGIFRLRNVTQTRHIPIDVLSVILSALAFGGIVFGLASIGESAHGQAPIDPWVPLVTGTAFLLVFVLRQRRLARHDLALMDLRTFRTPQFTAAIIVTALVAMTLFGTLTVLPLYLQNELGVSPLATGLLLLPGGLILAVLSPVVGRLYDRLGPGPLVVPGAVLLALSQVVFALTLSQGGSPLLAMAMFTVMHIALAFLFTPLMTSALSPLPAALYSHGSATFSTVQQLAGAAGTATLVTLMTIGSTRAGPESGIASGIQDAYIGASVIALIAVVGAAALTLIARRHRSAPSKETE
- a CDS encoding NADPH-dependent F420 reductase, whose protein sequence is MRAMKNIAIIGSGNIGANLARLFASRHNVTLGSRNPEQTRSKLPDITVTDYAQAAKSADIVILAVPFSEVAAIAAKIGSLAGKTLIDVTNPLTADSMALTIGHTTSAGEAVQAAFPQAHVVKAFNTVLAQVLAKAVAGAKSLPSVLVAGNHAAANAEVVQLAKDAGFSAFDTGALTNARYLEPLAELGIQLAYAKGHGGEVGFTFSPVG
- a CDS encoding VCBS repeat-containing protein, with product MFYDATATHVPLAPKLNALDSVLVDVDNDGDLDAVIAVEYGVNRLYLNEGKGRMRYVPGAFGNIMHDNEHVRAADFNGDGNIDVVFVAEEDEVHQLYFGDGRGGFTDVSDRLPRSSQGNALAVGDLNRDSLPDIFIGSTGEQGHGGEVIAARNLLFLNDPARPGHFHDASDTLPGSDDQTGGMALADMDGDGDLDIVIGSPTQPNRLLINDGAARFTDASDRLDLRVPMETTEVHVFDANGDGLKDLFFFNITSNVGKWDKDPQTRLLINDGKGRFVDETATRLPAHTFSSWAGTVVDFDGDGALDLLVGAVQVPGFVPLQLRAWRNDGKGHFTDVTLDVVPGITVGRSWSTSTGNLDGDGKTDVLIGGWGTQARLLLSDVEGYRATMPESPKLPAPAP